aaaaaaaaacgcgcACATCCTTTTACTTAATTATGCATCTTTTAATGAATGGTAATCGTTTTGGCAGCAACATCAATTACATTTATGCTTGAGTGATATATACAGGTGTCATATTCAAGCGTAATGTAACACAAAGAACAGTACTTACCTTCCTTAACAGGAACATGGGATTTCTTATCATTCTTCCAAGTCGGGTGTCTAAGGTACCAGGACAAGAGGTTAATATCGTTTCGAACTTTGTCCGAATCGTACAATGGACTTCTAACATTATAGGCCTTGTCACCGCAAATCCTTACTGATGCAAGATGACTTTTaccttttgttatttaattatttaaaaaatggaatttaataaCCATTTGCTGTTCAATAAAGTATCTAACCACAATTGTGAACGGAATACATAGTGCAGTAGAGTTACACCATTTCAAGAATTCAACTTACCAACATATTTTACTGCTGGCCTGGGGTAGTGCGAAATGTTGTGCACTTCCTTGGCAATGTGACGCACGGGGTTTGTGACACGGGCCACATAGGCATCTAAGGCTAGTTGCGATGTCGGCTCATAAGTGTAACTAGAAATGCAATTGTTTTCAAGCAATTAGTTTTCAATTTCTGTGAACAAAAGTTCAGTCCTAATACCGCAGAAAAAAAGGACAAGGTCATATTTTGGCAAAtctaaaaatctatttttagcggaaccaagttttttttagttgtctttgttttttacACCAAATTTGTGCAGACAACGTGTCGTATGCGTAATTGCCATGCACGCATTACGTATACAACAAGTGGAACGAATTTAATTATGTTGTATGCCAAGGGCTTCTGAATTATGAAAATCTGCCGCTAGACAAGTGCATACAAAAACATAGACATGTATATAAACTTTAGAactatttttggttttaaagggTCAATATTAACCAAAAAAGTGTCTTTTAGATACTAGTTATCTCTAAATACCCATTACCCCATTACATGGGGGAGGGGGTCTTAAAAGCGTACAGTAACTTACCCAGTGACGGGGAAGGGAGTGCAGCTACGTGCACGGCGCACCACGGGAGTGTGCAAGTCACGAACCAGGGATTGCGCGCGGTTGCGAATCCGGGCTGTTTCCTCGGAGAAGGTCTGCAATATGGACGGATTGTTAGGGGCGCCCTTCAAAATCCAAATCGATAGAAGCGAGGACACAGAACAGGACTCCAAGTTCTGCGTGACTGCGGAAGCTTTAGTAAAGTACGAAGGACCAACTTACGGTGAAGGGTTCGGTATTGAGGTAATTGGTTAGGGCCCGAGCACCGTAGCCAGGCGGCAGCCTCTTCAGGTAGGAGGGCACGGCCCGAACCGGGCTGGTCACGATCCTCACCGGCGAGGAGGTGATCCTCAGCGGCGATAGCGAGCTACGGGGGG
This genomic window from Drosophila gunungcola strain Sukarami chromosome 3R, Dgunungcola_SK_2, whole genome shotgun sequence contains:
- the LOC128252907 gene encoding uncharacterized protein CG45076 isoform X3; its protein translation is MVYESGFTTRRTYSSRPVTTSYAVTYPSVEKVTRVYKSSYPIYSSYSVPRRIFGATRVVTSPIRVVTSPARVVSRVIHSPSPVRVVRTTTRVISSPERTTYSYTSPSTYYSPSTTYLPSTYTSTYIPTSYTTYTPSYVYNPTTVTRVYAPRSSLSPLRITSSPVRIVTSPVRAVPSYLKRLPPGYGARALTNYLNTEPFTTFSEETARIRNRAQSLVRDLHTPVVRRARSCTPFPVTGYTYEPTSQLALDAYVARVTNPVRHIAKEVHNISHYPRPAVKYVGKSHLASVRICGDKAYNVRSPLYDSDKVRNDINLLSWYLRHPTWKNDKKSHVPVKEVEAVEVEA